One part of the Methanocalculus alkaliphilus genome encodes these proteins:
- a CDS encoding universal stress protein, protein MFHKLLVAIDGSEISMNVLDQAIDMARGWKAELHAVYIIETGLISSVPMDNTWEVIYSLLEQEGEKLLDTAEKKAQDAGVSLKKHLLSGHAGNEIINAAEKEGADLIIVGSRGKSQIDRLLIGSVSAHVVKYSTISTMVVRV, encoded by the coding sequence ATGTTTCACAAGCTACTGGTCGCCATAGATGGCTCAGAGATCAGCATGAACGTCCTTGATCAGGCCATCGATATGGCCCGCGGATGGAAGGCGGAGCTTCATGCTGTGTATATCATAGAGACCGGCCTCATCTCGTCGGTACCGATGGATAACACCTGGGAAGTCATCTATAGCCTCCTCGAACAGGAAGGAGAGAAACTCCTTGATACTGCAGAGAAGAAGGCTCAGGATGCAGGCGTATCCCTGAAAAAACATCTTCTCTCCGGTCATGCAGGCAATGAGATCATCAATGCCGCAGAGAAAGAAGGCGCGGATCTGATCATTGTTGGATCACGCGGGAAATCCCAGATTGATCGCCTCTTAATCGGTAGCGTATCAGCTCATGTTGTAAAATACAGCACCATATCGACCATGGTGGTGAGGGTATAA